A single genomic interval of Tursiops truncatus isolate mTurTru1 chromosome 1, mTurTru1.mat.Y, whole genome shotgun sequence harbors:
- the HENMT1 gene encoding small RNA 2'-O-methyltransferase isoform X2: protein MAENNIEVADLGCGDVCLLMILKYQKCIEELVGVDINEGRLKWNGSRLSPCMGDHLDPRELDLVITLYHGSVLEKDCRLLGFDLVACIELIEHFDSEDLAKFPEVVFGYMSPAMIVISTPNSDFNSLFPSAVFRDSDHKFEWSRMQFQTWALDVANHYSYSVEFTGVGEPPAGAEDVGCCTQIGVFRKIAKAPESAVLEHHGEHVYEVIYTTSYPSLQQMDYCRRVVTYLVYREVNRMKRRYQVSLRQHELEPESADTGNPTRKFISDPPVPVLTEADKAMEMIPQPFCIGDKFYVPLERIIAYPRLGHICGNVEKLREFLADVVELNCDGSAVKVDLHDCGDY, encoded by the exons ATGGCAGAAAACAACATAGAG GTTGCAGACTTGGGGTGTGGTGATGTATGCCTCCTAATGATATTAAAATACCAAAAGTGCATTGAAGAGCTTGTTGGAGTGGATATCAATGAAGGGAGACTTAAATGGAATGG GTCTAGGCTGTCCCCATGCATGGGGGATCATCTGGATCCTCGAGAGCTGGATTTAGTTATTACCTTGTATCACGGTTCTGTTTTGGAGAAAGACTGTCGTTTGCTTGGATTTGATTTGGTAGCATGTATTGAATT AATAGAACATTTTGATTCAGAAGATCTGGCGAAGTTTCCTGAAGTCGTATTTGGGTACATGTCTCCAGCCATGATTGTCATCAGCACACCGAACTCTGATTTCAATTCCCTGTTTCCATCTGCAGTCTTCAGAGATTCAGATCACAAATTTGAGTGGAGTAGAATGCAGTTTCAGACCTG GGCTTTAGACGTGGCCAATCACTACAGTTACTCTGTGGAGTTTACTGGTGTGGGAGAACCACCAGCAGGAGCTGAGGATGTTGGATGTTGTACCCAGATAGGGGTCTTCCGGAAAATAGCAAAGGCACCTGAATCTGCTGTTTTGGAGCACCATGGCGAACATGTTTATGAAGTT atttATACGACCTCATACCCGAGTTTACAGCAAATGGATTACTGTAGACGTGTAGTGACTTATCTAGTGTACCGAGAGGTGAACAGAATGAAACGGAGATATCAAGTGAGTCTGAGACAGCATGAATTGGAACCTGAGTCTGCAGACACTGGCAACCCAACAAGAAAATTCATCTCAGACCCTCCAGTTCCAGTACTCACAGAGGCAGACAAAGCCATGGAGATGATTCCCCAACCCTTCTGTATTGGAGATAAGTTTTACGTACCCCTGGAGAGAATCATTGCTTATCCCAGGCTGGGGCACATATGTGGTAATGTAGAGAAGCTGAGAGAGTTTCTTGCTGATGTAGTAGAACTGAACTGCGATGGTTCTGCAGTGAAGGTTGACTTGCATGATTGTGGTGACTACTGA
- the HENMT1 gene encoding small RNA 2'-O-methyltransferase isoform X1 produces the protein MAENNIECNSVVDGNVEEVPNKKIIKFNPPLYKQRYQFVKKLVEQHQPKKVADLGCGDVCLLMILKYQKCIEELVGVDINEGRLKWNGSRLSPCMGDHLDPRELDLVITLYHGSVLEKDCRLLGFDLVACIELIEHFDSEDLAKFPEVVFGYMSPAMIVISTPNSDFNSLFPSAVFRDSDHKFEWSRMQFQTWALDVANHYSYSVEFTGVGEPPAGAEDVGCCTQIGVFRKIAKAPESAVLEHHGEHVYEVIYTTSYPSLQQMDYCRRVVTYLVYREVNRMKRRYQVSLRQHELEPESADTGNPTRKFISDPPVPVLTEADKAMEMIPQPFCIGDKFYVPLERIIAYPRLGHICGNVEKLREFLADVVELNCDGSAVKVDLHDCGDY, from the exons ATGGCAGAAAACAACATAGAG TGCAATAGTGTGGTTGATGGTAATGTTGAAGAAGTCCCCAACAAGAAGATAATTAAGTTTAATCCTCCATTATACAAACAGCGTTACCAATTCGTTAAAAAATTAGTGGAGCAACATCAACCCAAGAAG GTTGCAGACTTGGGGTGTGGTGATGTATGCCTCCTAATGATATTAAAATACCAAAAGTGCATTGAAGAGCTTGTTGGAGTGGATATCAATGAAGGGAGACTTAAATGGAATGG GTCTAGGCTGTCCCCATGCATGGGGGATCATCTGGATCCTCGAGAGCTGGATTTAGTTATTACCTTGTATCACGGTTCTGTTTTGGAGAAAGACTGTCGTTTGCTTGGATTTGATTTGGTAGCATGTATTGAATT AATAGAACATTTTGATTCAGAAGATCTGGCGAAGTTTCCTGAAGTCGTATTTGGGTACATGTCTCCAGCCATGATTGTCATCAGCACACCGAACTCTGATTTCAATTCCCTGTTTCCATCTGCAGTCTTCAGAGATTCAGATCACAAATTTGAGTGGAGTAGAATGCAGTTTCAGACCTG GGCTTTAGACGTGGCCAATCACTACAGTTACTCTGTGGAGTTTACTGGTGTGGGAGAACCACCAGCAGGAGCTGAGGATGTTGGATGTTGTACCCAGATAGGGGTCTTCCGGAAAATAGCAAAGGCACCTGAATCTGCTGTTTTGGAGCACCATGGCGAACATGTTTATGAAGTT atttATACGACCTCATACCCGAGTTTACAGCAAATGGATTACTGTAGACGTGTAGTGACTTATCTAGTGTACCGAGAGGTGAACAGAATGAAACGGAGATATCAAGTGAGTCTGAGACAGCATGAATTGGAACCTGAGTCTGCAGACACTGGCAACCCAACAAGAAAATTCATCTCAGACCCTCCAGTTCCAGTACTCACAGAGGCAGACAAAGCCATGGAGATGATTCCCCAACCCTTCTGTATTGGAGATAAGTTTTACGTACCCCTGGAGAGAATCATTGCTTATCCCAGGCTGGGGCACATATGTGGTAATGTAGAGAAGCTGAGAGAGTTTCTTGCTGATGTAGTAGAACTGAACTGCGATGGTTCTGCAGTGAAGGTTGACTTGCATGATTGTGGTGACTACTGA
- the HENMT1 gene encoding small RNA 2'-O-methyltransferase isoform X3: MAENNIECNSVVDGNVEEVPNKKIIKFNPPLYKQRYQFVKKLVEQHQPKKVADLGCGDVCLLMILKYQKCIEELVGVDINEGRLKWNGIEHFDSEDLAKFPEVVFGYMSPAMIVISTPNSDFNSLFPSAVFRDSDHKFEWSRMQFQTWALDVANHYSYSVEFTGVGEPPAGAEDVGCCTQIGVFRKIAKAPESAVLEHHGEHVYEVIYTTSYPSLQQMDYCRRVVTYLVYREVNRMKRRYQVSLRQHELEPESADTGNPTRKFISDPPVPVLTEADKAMEMIPQPFCIGDKFYVPLERIIAYPRLGHICGNVEKLREFLADVVELNCDGSAVKVDLHDCGDY, from the exons ATGGCAGAAAACAACATAGAG TGCAATAGTGTGGTTGATGGTAATGTTGAAGAAGTCCCCAACAAGAAGATAATTAAGTTTAATCCTCCATTATACAAACAGCGTTACCAATTCGTTAAAAAATTAGTGGAGCAACATCAACCCAAGAAG GTTGCAGACTTGGGGTGTGGTGATGTATGCCTCCTAATGATATTAAAATACCAAAAGTGCATTGAAGAGCTTGTTGGAGTGGATATCAATGAAGGGAGACTTAAATGGAATGG AATAGAACATTTTGATTCAGAAGATCTGGCGAAGTTTCCTGAAGTCGTATTTGGGTACATGTCTCCAGCCATGATTGTCATCAGCACACCGAACTCTGATTTCAATTCCCTGTTTCCATCTGCAGTCTTCAGAGATTCAGATCACAAATTTGAGTGGAGTAGAATGCAGTTTCAGACCTG GGCTTTAGACGTGGCCAATCACTACAGTTACTCTGTGGAGTTTACTGGTGTGGGAGAACCACCAGCAGGAGCTGAGGATGTTGGATGTTGTACCCAGATAGGGGTCTTCCGGAAAATAGCAAAGGCACCTGAATCTGCTGTTTTGGAGCACCATGGCGAACATGTTTATGAAGTT atttATACGACCTCATACCCGAGTTTACAGCAAATGGATTACTGTAGACGTGTAGTGACTTATCTAGTGTACCGAGAGGTGAACAGAATGAAACGGAGATATCAAGTGAGTCTGAGACAGCATGAATTGGAACCTGAGTCTGCAGACACTGGCAACCCAACAAGAAAATTCATCTCAGACCCTCCAGTTCCAGTACTCACAGAGGCAGACAAAGCCATGGAGATGATTCCCCAACCCTTCTGTATTGGAGATAAGTTTTACGTACCCCTGGAGAGAATCATTGCTTATCCCAGGCTGGGGCACATATGTGGTAATGTAGAGAAGCTGAGAGAGTTTCTTGCTGATGTAGTAGAACTGAACTGCGATGGTTCTGCAGTGAAGGTTGACTTGCATGATTGTGGTGACTACTGA